The DNA window CGGCTGGCCTTGCGGGTCCGCCACACCAGCCCCAGCGCGTCGCGCCACGCCTCGCCGTAGCGGCCCACCACCCAGTCGGCCACCCCGAAGATGCGGACCTCCTTGGCGGCCGGAGGGTCCAGCGCCACCGAGCGGAGGTACTCGGCGCGGCGCAGCCGCACCGCGCTCTGGTTCATGTCCACGCTGGCGGCGGCCTCGGTCGCCTTCCGGTAGAGCAGGCTGGTGAGCTGCCACGCCGCCGCCAGGAGGAAGGGCGCCCACCACGCGAACCCCAGGAGGACCGCGAACGCCCCCGCCCCCCGCAGCCGGGTGGCGACCACCTCGCCGAGCAGGAAGGGGGTGGACGCCAGGATGCCGCGCCGCTCGGCCTCCACCACGGGCTGGAGCGCGTCGGCGACGGCGGGGTCCTCCAGCGGGGCCAGCCCCGGCGACCCCAGCGTCACGCCGGCCACCGCGAGGTGCACCTCCAGCGCGAACTCGGACCCCAGGACACGGGAGAGCTGCACGAGGGCGTTGCCGCCCAGCGACAGCGCCGTCTGGCCCACCACCAGCCCGCACAGCGCCAGGAGCGCGGGGCGCCCGCCGGGGGAGCCCAGCCCGTGCTCCACCGCGCCGGGGATGGCGTGGATCAGCGCGCCGGTGGCCAGCATCAGCGCGGTCGGGAGGAGCCCCGTCCCCACGACCAGGACCGCGAACGCCACCACCCGCCAGCGCCCCGCCGCCCACAGCAGGCCGAGGAGCGCCCGCCACCGGGAAAGATTGGAGCTTCGTGCGTTCGACATGCGTCTCCGTTCAGGATTGGGGATCAAGGGCCGCCTCGGTGTCCGGCGCGCGCCCGGTCGTCCGAATGGTCACCGTCCCACCCGCCGCCCGCACCCGCGCCGGCGGCGCCTCCCGCGACTTCCCTTCCGACTCCGCTTCCGCCCCGTTCTTCCCCCGTCCGCCCGGTTCCTCCATCGATCTTTCGCGGGCGTTCCCCTTTCGACTTCATCCCCGGTCTCCCACCGAAATCCGACGATCCTCCGCTTCCGCCGATCTCCGCCGTGCCCACCCTCGCCTCCTCCGCGGACCGGAGCACGCCGCTCACCCGGCGGCGGCGGCGATCCGCGCGGCGGCGTCCGCCCGCTCGCGCGCCGCGGCGAGCGATTCGCGCATGTGCCGCGCGAGGACGGAGACGTGCGGCTCGGAAGCGATCGTCGGGTGGCTGCCGGGGACGGTGAACACCTCCACCGGGCGCGCGGCGTGCCGGCACCACCCCAGGGTGCGCGCCTCCTCGGGGGTGTAGCGGGCGCAGAACTCGTCGAGCCCGGAAGGGGCCTCGGCGGCCTGGAAGAGGGTGAGCGTCCCCGAGAAGCTCCCCGGGACGTAAAAGGCCCGGCTCCGGTAGCGGTCGAGCAGCGTCTGGCAGATCGCCTGCAGCGTCGCGGCGTCGAAGCCGGGGGGCGCGGCGCCCTGGGCGCGCATCTCGTCCACCACGCGGCGGAACTGCTCGTCGGGCTCCATCCCGGCCAGCGCCTCCGGGGCCATGACGAAGGTGCGGCGGTTGCGCTTGGCCTCCTCGGCCGCCACGCCCACGGCCATCTCCGCCGCGCCGCCGCGCGGCCACGCCTGCTCCAGGACGGGCGACATGGTGTCCATGAGCCCCACGAACGCCGCCGTCTCGCCCTGGCGCTCCAGCTGCGCCGCCATCTCGAACGCCACGAACCCGCCGAACGACCAGCCGCACAGGTAGTAGGGCCCGCGCGGCTGCACCGTACGCATGGCCCGGATGTGTTCGGCGGCGATGTCGGCCAGCGGGCGCCCCATGTCGGCGCCCACGTCGCGCAGGCCCCAGGCGGGCTGGTCGGCGCCCAGGTGGCGGACCAGGCCCACGTAGCCCATCACGTTGCGGTCGGCCGAGTGGACGAAGAAGAGCGGCGGGAGGGTCCCGTTGGGCTGCAGCGGGACCACCGGCGCGGCGGGCCCCGCCGCCGAGCGCTTCTGCCGGCGGATGGCGTCGGCCATGTGCCGCACCGTGGCCCCGGCGAAGAGGGTGGCCACCGGGAGGTCGCACTCGAGCCGGCGGTTGACCTGCGCGAAGAGGCGCAGCGCCAGGAACGAGTTCCCGCCCAGGTCGAAGAAGCTCTGCGTGGGCCCGATCCCCTCCACGCCCAGCAGCTCCTCCCAGAGCTGGATCAGCTGCACCTCCACGTAATTCGCGGGCTCGTCCGCCCCGGCCCCGCCGCCGCCGTACTCGGGGGCCGGGAGGGTGCGGGGGTCCAGCTTCCCGGTGGCGGTGTGAGGCATGGAGTCCAGCCGCACGAAGGCGGCGGGGACCATGTACTCGGGGACGCTCCGCCGCAGGTGGTCGCGCAGCGCCGCCGCGTCGAACGCCTCCCGGCCGGCGACGACGTACGCCACCAGCCGCCGGTCGCCCGGCCGGTCCTCGCGCATCGTCACCAGGCACTCGCGCACGCCGTCGTGGCGCCGCAGCACGGCCTCCACCTCGCCCAGCTCCACCCGGTAGCCGCGGACCTTCACCTGGTGGTCGGTGCGCCCCAGGATCATCAGGTTGCCGTCGGCCTGCCAGCGGGCGCGGTCGCCGGTGCGGTACATCCGCGCCCCCTCGCCGGCGAACGGGTCGGGGACGAACTTGTCGGCGGTGAGCCCCGGCCGCCCCAGGTACCCGCGCGCCACCCCCGCGCCGCCGATGTAGAGCTCGCCGGGGAGCCCCACCGGGACCAGCCGGAGGTGCTCGTCGAGGACGTAGAAGGTGATGTTCTGGATCGGGTGCCCCACCGGGACGGGGCCGGCGCGGTGCTTTCCCGGGGGAAGCACGTACGCCGAGCAGCCGACCACCGTCTCGGTGGGGCCGTACTCGTTCATCAGCCGCACGCCGGGGGCGTGCTCCTGCCAGGGGACGGTGGGCTCGGCGGTGAGGAAGTCGGCGCCCACCACCAGCGTGTGCGCGGCCCCCGCCAGCTCGCCGGGGTCGAGCATCGTGTTGAGCAGCCCCAGGTGGATGGGGGTGATCTTGATCAGCCCGAACCCCGGGCGGCGGCGCAGCGCCTCGGCGAGCGCCTCCACGGGCGAGTCCTCGGCCAGGAAGTGGACGGGTTGCCCGGCAAAGAGGGGGAGGAGGTTGGTGACGGTCAGGTCGACCGCCATGGACGAGAAGACCGGCGCTCCGCTCCCCCGGCCGGCCCCGTAGGCGCGCGCCCCCCAGTGGATGTAGTTGGCCACCCCCCGGTGGTGCATGGCCACCCCCTTGGGGCGGCCCGTGCTCCCCGAGGTGTAGATCACGTACGCCAGGTTCTCGGAGGTGACCGCGCTCTCCGGGGGATCGGCGCTCTCCGCCTCGATGCGCTCCCACTCGGCGTCCACGTACACGACCTCGACCCCGGCGTCCGCCGGAAGCCGCTCGCGCAGCCGCTCCTGCGAGAGGAGCACCCGGGCGCCCGAGTCGCGGAGCATGAAGCCCATCCGCTCGGCGGGGTAGCCGGGGTCGAGCGGCACATAGGCGCCGCCGGCCTTCAGCACGCCCAGGATGCAGACCATCGTCTCCAGGCCGCGCTCCAGGCAGAGGCCCACGCGCACCTCGGGCCCCACCCCCCGGCGGACCAGGTGGCGCGCCAGCCGGTTGGCGCGCGCGTCCAGCTCGGCGTAGGCGAGCGACCGGCCCTCGAAGGTCACCGCGACGGCCGCGGGCGTCTTCTCCGCCTGCGCCTGGAAGAGCTGGTGGATGCAGCTCCCGGCGGGGTAGCGGGCGGTGGTGCGGTTCCACTCCAGGACGCGCTCCCGCTCGGCGGGGCCCATCAGCTCCAGCCGCGAGAGGGGGAGGTCGGGGTCCATGGCCACCTGCTCCAGCACCCGCTCCAGGTGCTCGGCCATCCGTCGCGCGGTGCCGCGCTCGAAGAGGTCGGTGGCGTACTCCAGCACCCCGTCGATCCCGCGCGGGTGCGCCTCCAGCGCCAGCGTCATGTCGAACTTGGTGGTGCCGCGCTCCGCGTCCACGCCCCGCAAACGGAGCCCGCCCTCCGGGGCACGGGGGAGCGACGCCCCCCCGCCCGCCGCGCCCGGCTGGCTGTTGTCGTTCATCTGGTACATCACCTGGAAGAGCGTCGAGTGGGCCAGGCTCCGCTCCGGCCGCAGCTCGGCCACCAGCCGCTCGAAGGGGACGTCCTGGTGCTCGTAGTCGCGCAGCGACGCCTCGCGCACCTGCGCCACCACCTGGCGGAAGGCGGGGTCGCCGGAGAAGACGGTGCGCAGCACCAGCGTGTTCACGAACAGCCCGATCAGCCCCTCCAGCTCCCTGCGCGGCCGCCCGGTGAGCGGAGTCCCCACCACCACGTCGCGGGTCCCGGCGTGGCGCGACAGCAGCACCTGGAAGGCGGCCAGCACCACCATGTACAGCGTGGCGCCCTGGGCCGTGGCCAGCGCGCGGAGCCGCTCGAGGACGCCGGCGGGGAGGCGCACGGGCACCCCCGCGCCCCGGTGCGAGGCCACCGGCGGGCGCGGATGGTCGGCCGGGAGCTCCAGCAGCTCCGGCGCCCCGGCCAGGCGCTCGCGCCAGTACGCCAGGTGGCGCGCCTCCTCGGCCCGCCACTGCTCGCGCTGCCAGACGGCGTAGTCGGCGTACTGGATCGGCGGCTCGGGGAGCCCCGGGTCGCGCCCGTCGCGGTACGCCTCGTACAGCACCAGGAGCTCGCGGAAGAACACGTCCATGCTCCACCCGTCGGTGACGATGTGGTGGAGGCAGAAGAGGAGCGCGTGCTCCCGCTCGCCCAGCCGCAGGAGCGCGGCGCGGTGGAGCGGGCCCGCGGTGAGGTCGAACGGCCGCCCCATCTGCTCGGCCTCGCGGCGCCGCACCTCGGCCTCGCGCTCGGCCCCGTCCAGCGCCGAGAGGTCGTCCACCGGGAGCGCGAAGCCGCCGAAGGGGGAGACCACCTGCACGGGGACGCCGTCGACCTCGCGGAAGGTGGTGCGGAGCGACTCGTGCCGCCGGACGATCTCGCCCATGGCGCGCTCCAGCGCCCCCGGGTCGAGCGGCCCGGAAAAGCGCCGCGACGCGGGGAGGTTGTACGCGGCCAGCCCCGGCTGCAGCCGCTCCAGGAACCAGAGGCGCTCCTGCGCGAAGGAGAGCGGGGCGTCCCCGCCGGCAGCGCGGCGCGGGATCCCGGCGGGCGCGGCGCGGACCGCCCCCCGCAGCATGGCCTCGCGCAGCGCCCGCTTGGCCGGCGAAAGCCCGTCGCCCGCGCCCTCTCCCGCCCCCTCGGAGAGGACCCTCGCCCTCCGCGCGGAAGGAGCCGGTCCCTCGCCCGCGGGCGGCACGGCGGGCGTTTCGGCGGGGGCCCTGGTATCGACCTCACTCATGCGACGGATCCTCCCATCAGGTTCATGGCTTCCTCTTCGCTCATGTCCTCCAGCTTCAGGAGGATCGCTTCGTCGATCAGCGCCGCCATCCCCGCCACGGTGGGGGCATGGAAGATGGCGCGCAGCGGCAGCTCCACTCCGAACGTCTCGCGCACCCGGGAGATCAGCTGCATCCCCAGCAGCGAGTGCCCGCCCAGCTGGAAGAAATCGTCGTGCACCCCGATCTCGGCGATCCCGAGCAGCTCGCGCCAGGCGTCCACCAGGATCTCCTCGGCCGCGCCGGCGGGGGCGTGGTAGTCGCTGTCGAGCGCGGGGCGCGGGTGGAACGCGGCCTCCGCCGGAGCGGAGGCGGGCGCCGGGGCGGCGCGCGGGGCAAGGCCGCCCACCGGCGGCGCGCCGGGGTCGCGGGGCGAAACGGCCACCCGCGGCTCGGCGGCGAGGGCGAAGAGGCGCTCGAAGGCGCGCGCGCCCTCGCCGGGGTCGATCCCCCGCCCCGCCGGCTCCCCGTCCACCCTCCAGCGGTCCCAGGCCACGCTGGTCCAGCGGTCGCCCTCCGCCGCGCGGCGCTCGGCCCAGGCGTCGGCCAGCGCGCACGCCGCCGCGGGCGCCGCGCCCCCGGCCTCGTCCGGCGCCGGCGGGAGGGAGCTCCAGAGGAGAACCAGCCCGGGCGGCGACCCGGCCGTGGCCTCCTCCAGCGCCGCCAGCCCGCGCGCCGCCCGGACCAGCCCCGCCGTCCCGTCCCCGTCCTCTCCGTCCGGCGCGTCGTCCTCCGCTCCGAGGCCGTGCACCACGCCGCGCAGCGCGCCGAACGCCTCCCGGGCCTCGTCCAGGGCGGCCCGCAGCGCCGCGGCGTCGTCGGCCGCGGCGCGGAAGAGGAGCGTCCGGCCGCCGCCCGCCTCGCCGGCCCGCGCCGCGCGGATCGCCGCGGCGGCAGGGTCGCCCGCCGGGGCGGAGGCCAGGTGCGCGTCCCACGCCTCGCGGCCGGGGAAGGAGGGCGGGACCACCAGGGCGACCGGGGTGGACGAGCCCGCCAGGTGCGCGGCGAGCTCGCCCGCCCCGCGCGCCAGCGACCCGGTGAAGAGGAGCGCGCCGACGGGACCCGCCCCGGCGGCACCCCCCGGGGTGCGCACCGGCCGCCAGGCGCGGGCCCACCGCAGCGGCCCGCGGAGCGCCGCCTCCGGCTCCTGGGCCCCGGCCGTGGCCTCGGCCAGCAGCTGCTCCACCAGCCGTCCGCCGCTTCCCTCGCGGAGGTGGACGTCCACCGTGCGGCACGCGGCGCCGGGGTGCCGGCGCGGGAGCGCCGCGCAGGCGCCCGCGACGGTGGCCCGCTCGGGGTGGACGCGCTCGCCCCCGGCCACGTCCCGCGCGCTCTCGGTGACCACCAGGAGGTCCAGCGGCCCGCCGTCGCCCTCCGCGAAGGCGGCGGCCAGGGCGGCCACGGTGCCGTAGCCGCGCGCCTGCGCCCGCTCGAAGGCGTCGGCGGCGCCTTCGCCCGCGGGATCGATCCCCCAGAGGAGGACGACGCGGCGCGGGTCCTCTCCGGCCGCGCGCAGCATCTGGCGGAGGGCGGCCAGGTCGTCGGCCGAGCCGGGCCGCACGGTGTAGCCACGGTCGCCCTCCCGGCGGAGCTCGCCGCCCGCCCGGACGACGGTCACGCGGTGGCCCAGCGCCTCCAGCCGGCCGGCCAGCGCGGCGCCGATCCCGGCCCCGTCGGCCAGGACCAGCCACGCCGCGGGCTCGGCGGCCCCGGGGGCCGGCGGCGGGAGCGGGGCCCGCGTCCAGGTGGGGAGGTAGAGCCACTCCGCCGGGTCGGCCCCCGCGGCGTCCGGCGCACCCGCGGCCGGGGAAGCCGGGGACGCCCCGGCGTCCGGAGAGGCCGCGCGGCGCGGCTCCAGCCAGTAGCGCCTGCGCTCGAACGGGTAGGTGGGGAGCGGGACGCGCCGCGGCCGCTCGCCGTCGTGCACGGCGGCCCAGTCCACGGCCACGCCGGCCGCCCAGAGCCGCCCCGCCGCGCCCAGGAGGTGGGCGAGGTCGGGGTGTCGCTCGTAGTCGTGGCGCAGCGTGGCCACCACGGCCGGGGGGTCGCCGTCCCAGCAGTCGAGCTGCGCGACCAGCGCCCGCAGCGTGTGCCCCGGGCCCACCTCCAGGAGCGCGGCCCGCCGGTCGGCGGCCAGCGTCCGCACGCCGTCGGCGAAGCGCACCGTCTCGCAGAGGTGCCGCGCCCAGTACGCCGGGTCGGTGGCCTCGGAGGCGCGGATCCACTCGCCGGTGACGTTGGAGACGAAGGGGATGGCGGGCGGGCGCAGGCGCACGCCGCGCATCAGCGCCTCCAGCCGCTCGGCCACCGGGCGCATCATGGCGGAATGGAACGCGTGCCGCGCGGGGAGGCGCCGGACCACCACGCCGCGCTCCGCCAGCTCCGCCGCCAGCGCGTCGAGCGCCGCCGGCGGGCCGGAGACCACGGTGACCCCCGGGCCGTTCAGGGTGCCCACGCAGAGCCCGTCGCGCAGGAGCGGGCGCACCTCGTGGTCGGGGAGGGCCACGCCCATCATCCCGCCCTCGGGGAGCTCCTCGATCAGGCGCGCGCGCTCGGCCACCAGCATCAGCGCGTCCTCCAGCGACCACACGCCCGCCACCGTGGCGGCCACGTACTCGCCCAGCGAGTGGCCGATCATAGCCCGGGGTCGCGCTCCCCAGCGCATCCACAGCCGCGCCAGGGCGTACTCGACGACGAAGAGCGCCGGCTGGGCCAGGCGGGTGCCGTTCAGCCGCTCGGCGGCCGGGTCGGGCGCGCCGGCGCCGCGGCGCAGCATCGCCCGCAGGTCCACCCCCACGGGGCCCTCCTCCTCGGCCGGGGCGCCGGCGGGGTACAGCACCTCGCGCAGGTCCACCCCCAGCCGCGGAAGGAGGAGCTCCGCGCAGCGGTCCACCGTCTCGCGGAACGCGGGGACGGCGTCGTACAGGCCGCGCCCCATCCCGGGGTAGTGGCTCCCCACGCCGGGGAAGAGGAAGTCCACCGGCCGCGCCCCTCCGGACGCCTCGCCGCCGATCAGGCGGTCGGGGGCGCGCGCCTCCAGCGCGGCCGCGGCGTCGGCCGGGTCGCGGGCCACCAGCGCGCGGCGGTGCTCCCAGGCGCGCCGCCCCGCCTGGAGCGTCCACGCCACGTCGGCCAGCGCCTGCTCGGGGTGGGCGCGCAGGTGCGCCGCCAGGCGGTCGGTGGCCGCCTCCAGCGCGGCGGGGGTGCGGGCCGAGAGCGTCAGCAGCTGCCACGGGCGCGAGGGAGCCCGCGGGGGAGCCGGCGGCGCCTGTTCCAGCACCACGTGGGCGTTGGTGCCGCCGATCCCGAACGACGAGACGCCGGCGCGCCGCGGCGTGGCGCCCGCGGGCCAGGGGCGCAGCTCGGCGCTCACGTAGAACGGCGTGGAGGCGAAGTCGATGCGGGGGTTGGGCGCGGTGAAGTGGAGCGTGGGCGGGATCTCGCCGTGCTCCACGGCGAGCGCCGTCTTGATCAGCCCCGCCGCCCCCGCGGCCGCGTCCAGGTGGCCGATGCTGGTCTTCACCGAGCCCAGGACGCACGACTGCCGGCGCGGCGCGGGGCCGAACGCCTGCGCCAGCGCGGCCACCTCCACCGGGTCCCCCAGGTCGGTCCCGCTCCCGTGCCCCTCCACGTACCCCACCGTCTCCGGGGGCACGCCGGCCACGGCCAGCGCCTCCTCGATCACCGCCGCCTGCCCCTCCACGCTGGGGGCGGTGAAGCCCACCTTCTGCGCGCCGTCGTTGTTGACGGCGGAGCCGCGCACCACCGCGCGGATGGTGTCGCCGTCGGCCAGCGCGTCGGCGAGCCGGCGGAGGACCACCAGCGCGACGCCGAAGCCCCCCACCGTCCCCGCCGAGTGGACGTCGAAGGCGCGGCAGTGCCCGTCGGGCGAGCCGATCCCGCTGGGCGAGTAGAGGTACCCCTCGCGCTGGGCGGGGTGGAGGGAGACGCCCCCCGCCACCGCCAGGTCGCACTCGCCGGCCGCCAGCGCCTGGCACGCCAGGTGGACGGCCACCAGCCCGGTGGAGCACCCCGTCTGCACGTTCAGCGCGGGGCCACACAGGTTCAGCTTGTGCGCGGCGCGGGTGGCCACGAAGTCCTTGCTGTTGGCCAGGCTCAGCTGAAAGCCGCCCACCGCCTCGACCACCTCGGGGTGGGCCCCCACGTGGCGCCCCAGGTAGGAGCTGGCCGACGAGCCCGCGTAGACCCCCACCGTCTCGGTGGTGGTCCCGGGGCCGTGCCCCGCGTTCTCCAGCGCCTCCCAGGCGGTCTCCAGGAAGACGCGGTGCTGCGGGTCCATCACCTCGGCCTCGCGCGGGCTGAAGCCGAAGAAGGCGGCGTCGAAGAGCTCCATGCCGTCCACCGCCCCGCTCGCCCGCACGTAGTGCGGGTTGGCCAGGAGCGCCGGGGAGACGCCGGCCGCCCGCAGCTCCTCCTCGGTGAAGAAGGTGATCCCCTCGACCCCGCCGCGGAGGTTGCTCCAGAACTCGTCCACGTCGCGCGCACCGGGGAAGCGCCCCGCCATTCCGACGATGGCGATGGCGGCGCCGTACCCGGCGGCCGGGAGGGCGTTGCCGCTCATCGGCCCCCCTCCAGGTCCGCGCTCAGGCCGGCGTCGCGCGCGCTCGCCAGCGCCAGCCGCTTCGCCGCCCGCGCGCTCCCCCGCCCCGGCCGCGGACCCGCGTCCCCGCCGGCGTCCAGACCGCCCTCCAGGTACCCGGCCAGCGAGGCCACCGTGGGAAAGCGGAAGAGGTCGACGATGGGGACTTCCCGTCCCAGCGCCTCGCACAGGCGGCCGTGGAGCCGCATCAGGAGGAGCGAGTGGCCGCCCAGCTCGAAGAAGCCGTCGTCGCGTCCCACGCGCGCCACCCCCAGCACCTCGCGCCACACCTCCGCCAGCACCTCCTCCACCGGCGTGCGCGGCTCCACGTACTGGTCGTCGGACGAGCCCATCTCCGGCGCGGGAAGCGCCGCCACGTCCAGCTTGCCGTTGGGGGTGAGCGGAATCTGGCCCAGGGCCACGAACGCGGCGGGGATCATGTACTCGGGAAGGCTCAGCCGCAGGTGCGCGCGGAGCGCCTCGGCGTCCGCCTCGCCCACGGTGTAGGCCACCAGCCGCGTCTCCCCGGACGCGTCCCGCCGGGCGACCACCCGCGCCTCGCGGACTCCAAGGTGCGAGGAGAGCGCGCCCTCCACCTCGCCGGGCTCGATGCGGTAGCCGCGGATCTTCACCTGCTCGTCCACGCGCCCCACGAACTCCAGCGCGCCGCCGGCCGTCCAGCGCAGCCGGTCGCCGGTGCGGTACATCCGCGCCCCCGGCTGGTCCGCGAAGGGGTCGGGAAGGAAGCGCTCCGCCGTGAGCGCGGGACGGTTCAGGTAGCCGCGGACGATCCCCTCGCCGCCCACGTACGTCTCCCCCGGGACGCCGACGGGGAGCGGCGCCAGCGAGGCGTCGAGGATGTAGATCCGCTGGTTCGCGGTCGGGCGGCCGGCGGAGACGGTGAGCGCGTCGTCCGCGACCTCCTCCACCTGCTCCCACGAGGACCACACCGTGGTCTCGGTGGGTCCGTACATGTGGAGGAGGCGCCGCGGCTTCCCCGTCTTCAGCAGGTCCCGGACGCGGTCGGCGTCCGCCGCCTGCCCGCCGAAGAGCACCTCGCGCAGGCTGGCGAAGACGCCCGGCTGCTCGCGCGAGAGCTGGTTGAGGAGCGCGGTGGTCTGGTAGAGGGTGGTGATCCGCTCCTCGCGCAGGAACTCGCCCACCGCGGCCGGGGAGAGGAGCACCTCGCGGGGGATGCCCACCAGGGTGGCGCCATTCAGCAGCGCTCCCCACGTCTCGAACGCCCACGGATCGAAGCTCGCGTTGGTCGCCTGGGCCACGCGGTCGCCCGGCCCCAGCTTCACGTAATCGGTCACCACCAGTTGCAGCACGTGGCGGTGGGCCACCATCACCCCCTTGGGCCGCCCCGTGCTCCCGCTGGTGTAGACCACGTACGCCAGGTTCTCGGGCGTGGCCCCGCTCCGGGGCGCGTCCGCCGGCCGGGCGGCGATCGCCTCCGCGTCGTCGTCCAGCCACACCACGGGCACCGCCGCGGTGTCCACCGCGTCGGCCACGCCGCGCCGCGCCACCAGGACACCCACGCCCGAGTCGGCCAGCATGAAGCGGAGGCGCTCGGCGGGGTGCGTCGGGTCGAGCGGGACGTAGCACCCGCCGGCCTTGAGGATGGCCAGGATGGAGACGACCAGCTCCGCGCTACGCTCGAGGAGCACGGCCACGCGGCTGTCCGGCCCCACGCCCCTCGCCGCCAGGTGGTGCGCCAGCCGGTTGGCGCGCGCGTCCAGCTCGGCGTAGGAGAGCGACTCGCTCCCCCAGACCAGCGCCGCGTCGCCGGGGCGCTCGCGGACCTGCTCCTCGAAGCGCTCGTGGATGCAGACGCCGCGGGGGTACGGCCGCGCGGTGCGGTTCCACTCGTCCACCAGCCGGGCCCGCTCCGCCGGGCCCACCAGGGAGACGCTCGAGAGCGGCGCGTCGGCGTCGGCGGCGAGCGCCTCCAGGACGCGGTCCAGGTGCTCCAGCATCCGGTCGACGGCGGGGGCGTCGAAGCGGCTCTCGTCGTAGCTGAGCGCCAGCGACAGCCTCCGCCCGGGCGAGGCCAGGAGGGTGAGGGGGAAGGTGTTCCACTCCAGGGTGCGCCCGCCGGCCGTGGCGAGCCCCGCGCCGCCGCCGGCCGCGCCGTCGTCGCCCGGAAGGCTCTCGGCGATGAAGATGGACTCGAAGAGCGGCGTCCCCCGGGGCATCTGGCTCCACCCCTGCACCTGCACCAGGGGGGCGTACTCGTACTCGCGCGCCTCGGCCTGCGCCCGCTGCAGCCCGGCCAGCCAGGCGCCCACCCGCGCGTGCCCCGGCACCTTCACCCGCACCGGGAGGGTGTTGATGAAGACGCCGATCATCTCCTCCACCCCCTCCAGCTCGGCGGGGCGGCCGGAGACGGTGGCGCCGAACACCACGTCGTCCTCACCGGAGTAGCGCGACAGGAGAAGCGCCCACGCCCCCTGCAGGAGGGTGTTGAGCGTCACCTGCCGCTCCCGCGCGGTCGCCTCGAGCCGGGCGGTGAGCTCGGGCGAAAGCGCCCGGCGGCGCTGCGCGTTGCGGAGGCCGGCGTCGGGGCCCGCGGGGCGGTCCACCCCCAGCCGCGTGGGGGCGTCGAACCCCGCCAGCACGCCGCGCCAGTACCGCTCGG is part of the Longimicrobium sp. genome and encodes:
- a CDS encoding amino acid adenylation domain-containing protein, which gives rise to MSEVDTRAPAETPAVPPAGEGPAPSARRARVLSEGAGEGAGDGLSPAKRALREAMLRGAVRAAPAGIPRRAAGGDAPLSFAQERLWFLERLQPGLAAYNLPASRRFSGPLDPGALERAMGEIVRRHESLRTTFREVDGVPVQVVSPFGGFALPVDDLSALDGAEREAEVRRREAEQMGRPFDLTAGPLHRAALLRLGEREHALLFCLHHIVTDGWSMDVFFRELLVLYEAYRDGRDPGLPEPPIQYADYAVWQREQWRAEEARHLAYWRERLAGAPELLELPADHPRPPVASHRGAGVPVRLPAGVLERLRALATAQGATLYMVVLAAFQVLLSRHAGTRDVVVGTPLTGRPRRELEGLIGLFVNTLVLRTVFSGDPAFRQVVAQVREASLRDYEHQDVPFERLVAELRPERSLAHSTLFQVMYQMNDNSQPGAAGGGASLPRAPEGGLRLRGVDAERGTTKFDMTLALEAHPRGIDGVLEYATDLFERGTARRMAEHLERVLEQVAMDPDLPLSRLELMGPAERERVLEWNRTTARYPAGSCIHQLFQAQAEKTPAAVAVTFEGRSLAYAELDARANRLARHLVRRGVGPEVRVGLCLERGLETMVCILGVLKAGGAYVPLDPGYPAERMGFMLRDSGARVLLSQERLRERLPADAGVEVVYVDAEWERIEAESADPPESAVTSENLAYVIYTSGSTGRPKGVAMHHRGVANYIHWGARAYGAGRGSGAPVFSSMAVDLTVTNLLPLFAGQPVHFLAEDSPVEALAEALRRRPGFGLIKITPIHLGLLNTMLDPGELAGAAHTLVVGADFLTAEPTVPWQEHAPGVRLMNEYGPTETVVGCSAYVLPPGKHRAGPVPVGHPIQNITFYVLDEHLRLVPVGLPGELYIGGAGVARGYLGRPGLTADKFVPDPFAGEGARMYRTGDRARWQADGNLMILGRTDHQVKVRGYRVELGEVEAVLRRHDGVRECLVTMREDRPGDRRLVAYVVAGREAFDAAALRDHLRRSVPEYMVPAAFVRLDSMPHTATGKLDPRTLPAPEYGGGGAGADEPANYVEVQLIQLWEELLGVEGIGPTQSFFDLGGNSFLALRLFAQVNRRLECDLPVATLFAGATVRHMADAIRRQKRSAAGPAAPVVPLQPNGTLPPLFFVHSADRNVMGYVGLVRHLGADQPAWGLRDVGADMGRPLADIAAEHIRAMRTVQPRGPYYLCGWSFGGFVAFEMAAQLERQGETAAFVGLMDTMSPVLEQAWPRGGAAEMAVGVAAEEAKRNRRTFVMAPEALAGMEPDEQFRRVVDEMRAQGAAPPGFDAATLQAICQTLLDRYRSRAFYVPGSFSGTLTLFQAAEAPSGLDEFCARYTPEEARTLGWCRHAARPVEVFTVPGSHPTIASEPHVSVLARHMRESLAAARERADAAARIAAAAG
- a CDS encoding beta-ketoacyl synthase N-terminal-like domain-containing protein, with protein sequence MSGNALPAAGYGAAIAIVGMAGRFPGARDVDEFWSNLRGGVEGITFFTEEELRAAGVSPALLANPHYVRASGAVDGMELFDAAFFGFSPREAEVMDPQHRVFLETAWEALENAGHGPGTTTETVGVYAGSSASSYLGRHVGAHPEVVEAVGGFQLSLANSKDFVATRAAHKLNLCGPALNVQTGCSTGLVAVHLACQALAAGECDLAVAGGVSLHPAQREGYLYSPSGIGSPDGHCRAFDVHSAGTVGGFGVALVVLRRLADALADGDTIRAVVRGSAVNNDGAQKVGFTAPSVEGQAAVIEEALAVAGVPPETVGYVEGHGSGTDLGDPVEVAALAQAFGPAPRRQSCVLGSVKTSIGHLDAAAGAAGLIKTALAVEHGEIPPTLHFTAPNPRIDFASTPFYVSAELRPWPAGATPRRAGVSSFGIGGTNAHVVLEQAPPAPPRAPSRPWQLLTLSARTPAALEAATDRLAAHLRAHPEQALADVAWTLQAGRRAWEHRRALVARDPADAAAALEARAPDRLIGGEASGGARPVDFLFPGVGSHYPGMGRGLYDAVPAFRETVDRCAELLLPRLGVDLREVLYPAGAPAEEEGPVGVDLRAMLRRGAGAPDPAAERLNGTRLAQPALFVVEYALARLWMRWGARPRAMIGHSLGEYVAATVAGVWSLEDALMLVAERARLIEELPEGGMMGVALPDHEVRPLLRDGLCVGTLNGPGVTVVSGPPAALDALAAELAERGVVVRRLPARHAFHSAMMRPVAERLEALMRGVRLRPPAIPFVSNVTGEWIRASEATDPAYWARHLCETVRFADGVRTLAADRRAALLEVGPGHTLRALVAQLDCWDGDPPAVVATLRHDYERHPDLAHLLGAAGRLWAAGVAVDWAAVHDGERPRRVPLPTYPFERRRYWLEPRRAASPDAGASPASPAAGAPDAAGADPAEWLYLPTWTRAPLPPPAPGAAEPAAWLVLADGAGIGAALAGRLEALGHRVTVVRAGGELRREGDRGYTVRPGSADDLAALRQMLRAAGEDPRRVVLLWGIDPAGEGAADAFERAQARGYGTVAALAAAFAEGDGGPLDLLVVTESARDVAGGERVHPERATVAGACAALPRRHPGAACRTVDVHLREGSGGRLVEQLLAEATAGAQEPEAALRGPLRWARAWRPVRTPGGAAGAGPVGALLFTGSLARGAGELAAHLAGSSTPVALVVPPSFPGREAWDAHLASAPAGDPAAAAIRAARAGEAGGGRTLLFRAAADDAAALRAALDEAREAFGALRGVVHGLGAEDDAPDGEDGDGTAGLVRAARGLAALEEATAGSPPGLVLLWSSLPPAPDEAGGAAPAAACALADAWAERRAAEGDRWTSVAWDRWRVDGEPAGRGIDPGEGARAFERLFALAAEPRVAVSPRDPGAPPVGGLAPRAAPAPASAPAEAAFHPRPALDSDYHAPAGAAEEILVDAWRELLGIAEIGVHDDFFQLGGHSLLGMQLISRVRETFGVELPLRAIFHAPTVAGMAALIDEAILLKLEDMSEEEAMNLMGGSVA